The following are encoded together in the Deinococcus soli (ex Cha et al. 2016) genome:
- a CDS encoding homoaconitate hydratase (catalyzes the formation of homoisocitrate from cis-homoaconitate), with protein sequence MPRIWKFGDSVNTDDILPGKFAPFMAGEDVFQTFAFHYIRPEFAAQVQPGDVLIGGRNWGLGSSREYAPQALKKLQVGGIVAPSFARIHYRNLLNLGIPAFEYDLTGLLEDGDEVSLDVPTGVLTYAGGTVQLPPPPEFLREALAEGSILAFFKKHGRFPGEPA encoded by the coding sequence ATGCCGAGAATCTGGAAATTTGGCGACAGCGTGAATACCGACGACATCCTGCCGGGCAAATTCGCGCCGTTCATGGCGGGCGAGGACGTGTTCCAGACGTTCGCGTTCCATTACATCCGCCCGGAGTTCGCGGCGCAGGTGCAGCCCGGTGACGTGCTGATCGGGGGCCGCAACTGGGGGCTGGGCAGCAGCCGCGAGTACGCCCCGCAGGCGCTGAAGAAGTTGCAGGTGGGCGGGATCGTCGCGCCGAGTTTCGCGCGTATCCATTACCGCAACCTCCTGAACCTTGGCATCCCGGCGTTCGAGTACGACCTGACCGGGCTGCTGGAGGACGGGGACGAGGTGTCCCTGGACGTGCCCACGGGCGTCCTGACGTACGCGGGCGGGACGGTGCAGCTGCCGCCCCCGCCGGAGTTCCTGCGTGAGGCGCTGGCCGAGGGGAGCATCCTGGCGTTCTTCAAGAAGCACGGGCGCTTCCCGGGCGAGCCTGCCTGA
- a CDS encoding inorganic pyrophosphatase: MERPAGSAHPRFSDTRYPLDYGSLRGTTSGDGAEIDVFLGHSGARTVTGVVATVDVRKRDTELKLLLGCTPEQMQAVQAFLSWPDSFGCVVLPRPTSIPLDHSGRSGQE, encoded by the coding sequence GTGGAGCGTCCCGCCGGGTCGGCCCACCCACGCTTCTCGGACACTCGCTACCCGCTCGACTACGGGTCGCTGCGCGGCACGACCTCCGGCGACGGCGCGGAGATCGACGTGTTCCTAGGTCACTCCGGTGCGCGCACTGTGACGGGCGTGGTCGCCACCGTGGACGTCCGCAAACGCGACACGGAACTCAAACTGCTGCTCGGCTGCACGCCCGAGCAGATGCAGGCGGTGCAGGCGTTCCTGTCCTGGCCGGACTCGTTCGGCTGCGTGGTGTTGCCCCGCCCGACCTCTATCCCCCTTGACCATTCAGGCCGTTCGGGCCAGGAGTAA